Proteins encoded by one window of Antechinus flavipes isolate AdamAnt ecotype Samford, QLD, Australia chromosome 4, AdamAnt_v2, whole genome shotgun sequence:
- the RIT1 gene encoding GTP-binding protein Rit1 — protein sequence MEAGARAGCGGGSSGGSTAAAAAAAAQSREYKLVMLGAGGVGKSAMTMQFISHRFPEDHDPTIEDAYKIRIRIDDEPANLDILDTAGQAEFTAMRDQYMRAGEGFIICYSITDRRSFHEVREFKQLIYRVRRTDDTPVVLVGNKSDLRQLRQVTKEEGMALAREFGCPFFETSAAYRYYIDDVFHALVREIRRKEKEAVLAMEKKSKPKSSVWKRLKSPFRKKKDSVT from the exons ATGGAGGCGGGCGCGCGCGCGGGCTGCGGCGGGGGCTCCTCCGGAGGTTCCACggccgcggcggcggcggcggcggcgcagTCCCGCGAATACAAGCTGGTGATGCTGGGCGCCGGGGGCGTGGGCAAGAGCG CGATGACCATGCAGTTTATCAGCCATCGATTCCCCGAAGATCACGACCCCACCATCG AAGATGCATATAAAATCCGAATTCGTATTGATGACGAACCTGCTAATCTGGATATATTGGATACAGCTGGACAG GCAGAGTTCACAGCCATGAGGGATCAGTATATGAGGGCAGGTGAAGGATTTATCATTTGTTACTCCATTACGGACCGACGAAGTTTCCATGAAGTTCGGGAATTTAAGCAACTGATCTACCGAGTTCGTCGGACAGATGACACGCCCGTGGTGCTGGTGGGCAACAAGTCTGACTTGAGACAGCTGCGCCAA GTCACCAAAGAAGAAGGCATGGCTTTGGCCCGGGAATTCGGTTGCCCCTTTTTTGAAACTTCAGCCGCCTACCGCTACTACATCGACGACGTGTTCCACGCCCTCGTGAGGGAGATCCgcaggaaggagaaggaggccGTGCTGGCCATGGAAAAGAAGTCAAAACCCAAAAGCAGCGTGTGGAAAAGACTCAAGTCACCTTTCCGAAAGAAAAAGGATTCGGTGACTTGA